In the genome of Columba livia isolate bColLiv1 breed racing homer chromosome 10, bColLiv1.pat.W.v2, whole genome shotgun sequence, one region contains:
- the ATXN7 gene encoding ataxin-7 isoform X6, giving the protein MPGTALEESFKEYGRNREAMRLCREDMPIFGLCPSHDDFYLVMCNHCNQVVKPQAFQSHYERRHSSSSKPPLTPPSSSVFSLISSLPSKNKGSSGSGSNRSSSGGTSASSSNSKLLKSPKDKLQISGNNKLMHPVQHSKVPHDKIMTPSVKVEKIHPKIDGAQLKAAVGPTCSTTVSSSIKTGLNCPSIPKPPLPSPGQILNGKGLLSVPPFLEKKPEENTNNRKFLHKRLSEREFDPDIYCGVIDVETRKPCTRSLTCKTHSLTQRRAVQGRRKRFDVLLAEHKSKTREKELLRHSDHHQQMPPLREPHPSPTKTSQELHQNSHGVTLTESKPLLPNKPKPHPPSLPRPPGCPAQHGGNVPSESPSVHESPHPPLPAAEPAPRLSSDEGECDEKEEPVEKLDCHYSGHHPQPAAFCTFGSRQIGRGYYVFDKRWNHMRCALDFMFEKHLNSQMWKKIPPASTNAASVRAPHRTNSMPASQYGVSAAGFLLPTTVMSSPALVSPSCVSLNNKSVPSHGTTLNANPATLGAVDPVCSMQSRQVSSSPSTPTVLSSVPSPMPSKPQKIKSSKSFKPKESSAGSGTCNSTGSVSSSSGSGKKRKNSSALLAPSHSTESFRKNCVVNSGSSGTSYHPSVTASSHSVGLNCMTSKANSVSLKHEQSGRGPPTGSPAESIKRMSVMMNSSDSTLSLGPFVHQSSELTVNSHSSFSHSHTSLDKLIGKKRKCSPGSSSINSSSSSKSNKVAKLTSMNNVHAKHTGAIPGTQGLMNNSLFHQPKARP; this is encoded by the exons atATGCCAATATTTGGTCTTTGCCCGTCTCATGATGATTTCTATTTGGTGATGTGTAACCACTGTAATCAGGTCGTAAAACCACAGGCATTTCAATCACATTATG AAAGAAGACACAGCTCCTCTAGCAAGCCGCCTTTGACTCCTCCctcttcttcagtattttccctCATTTCATCTCTCCCTTCAAAAAACAAAGGTAGCAGTGGAAGTGGGAGCAATCGTTCATCCAGTGGAGGTACTAGTGCATCATCATCAAATTCCAAGTTGTTGAAATCACCCAAAGACAAGCTGCAGATCAGCGGAAACAACAAGTTAATGCATCCGGTACAGCATAGCAAAGTTCCCCATGATAAAAT TATGACTCCATCTGTCAAAGTGGAAAAGATTCATCCAAAGATAGATGGTGCCCAACTGAAAGCTGCTGTTGGTCCAACTTGTTCTACTACTGTGAGTTCCTCAATAAAGACTGGCCTTAATTGTCCCTCAATACCAAAGCCACCCTTGCCTTCCCCTGGACAGATACTGAATGGTAAAGGTCTTCTCTCTGTGCCTCcatttttggaaaagaaacctgaagaaaatacaaataataggAAATTTTTACATAAAAGATTGTCAG AGAGAGAATTTGATCCTGATATATACTGTGGTGTCATTGATGTGGAAACCAGGAAACCTTGCACTAGGTCTTTGACATGCAAG ACACATTCCTTAACCCAGCGGAGGGCTGTACAGGGTCGAAGAAAACGATTTGATGTGTTATTAGCCgagcacaaaagcaaaaccagggaAAAGGAACTTCTTCGACATTCGGATCATCATCAGCAGATGCCCCCTCTCAGGGAACCACATCCATCACCTACGAAAACTTCCCAGGAGCTGCACCAAAATTCTCATGGAGTTACTCTTACAGAGTCAAAGCCTTTATTACCTAATAAACCCAAACCTCACCCCCCCAGTCTTCCAAG GCCTCCAGGCTGTCCAGCCCAGCACGGTGGAAATGTCCCCAGCGAGTCTCCTTCTGTCCACGAGTCCCCGCACCCTCCCTTGCCTGCAGCTGAGCCAGCACCTCGGTTATCCAGTGATGAGGGAGAATGTGATGAAAAAGAAGAGCCTGTTGAAAAACTGGATTGTCATTATTCAGGTCATCATCCTCAACCAGCTGCT ttttgcaCATTTGGTAGTCGGCAAATTGGAAGAGGTTATTACGTGTTCGACAAGCGATGGAACCATATGCGATGTGCACTTGACTTCATGTTCGAGAAGCATCTGAATTCACAGATGTGGAA GAAAATTCCTCCAGCGTCTACTAACGCAGCATCAGTTCGTGCACCACATCGGACAAACTCAATGCCTGCTTCACAGTATGGTGTCAGTGCAGCAGGTTTCCTCTTACCCACCACGGTTATGTCATCGCCAGCATTGGTGTCTCCTTCCTGCGTGTCTCTGAATAATAAATCGGTACCATCCCATGGAACGACACTAAATGCCAATCCTGCGACTTTGGGTGCGGTGGATCCTGTCTGCAGTATGCAATCGAGACAAGTGTCTTCATCCCCTTCAACACCTACAGTGCTTTCCTCTGTACCTTCACCTATGCCCAGCAAACCTCAGAAAATTAAATCCAGCAAATCTTTTAAACCTAAGGAATCTTCTGCTGGCAGTGGCACCTGTAACAGTACCGGCAGCGTCAGTAGCAGCAGCGGCTCAGGAAAGAAGCGTAAAAACAGTTCCGCACTGCTAGCACCTTCTCATTCCACAGAGTCCTTTAGAAAAAACTGTGTGGTTAACTCTGGAAGCTCTGGGACCTCCTATCACCCGTCGGTGACAGCCTCGTCCCACAGCGTTGGCCTCAACTGTATGACGAGCAAAGCGAACTCTGTGAGCCTCAAACACGAGCAATCAGGGAGGGGTCCTCCGACCGGGAGCCCTGCGGAGTCGATAAAGAGGATGAGTGTGATGATGAACAGCAGTGACTCCACGCTCTCCTTAGGGCCGTTTGTTCATCAGTCCAGTGAGCTGACTGTAAATTCACACAGCAGTTTTTCACATTCGCATACTTCCCTTGACAAATtaataggaaagaaaagaaagtgctCACCTGGTTCAAGCAGcataaacagcagcagcagcagcaaatcaaACAAAGTTGCCAAATTGACATCGATGAACAATGTTCACGCAAAACACACTGGTGCAATCCCAGGGACACAAGGACTGATGAACAATTCTCTTTTTCATCAG CCAAAGGCACGTCCCTGA
- the ATXN7 gene encoding ataxin-7 isoform X7 has translation MPIFGLCPSHDDFYLVMCNHCNQVVKPQAFQSHYERRHSSSSKPPLTPPSSSVFSLISSLPSKNKGSSGSGSNRSSSGGTSASSSNSKLLKSPKDKLQISGNNKLMHPVQHSKVPHDKIMTPSVKVEKIHPKIDGAQLKAAVGPTCSTTVSSSIKTGLNCPSIPKPPLPSPGQILNGKGLLSVPPFLEKKPEENTNNRKFLHKRLSEREFDPDIYCGVIDVETRKPCTRSLTCKTHSLTQRRAVQGRRKRFDVLLAEHKSKTREKELLRHSDHHQQMPPLREPHPSPTKTSQELHQNSHGVTLTESKPLLPNKPKPHPPSLPRPPGCPAQHGGNVPSESPSVHESPHPPLPAAEPAPRLSSDEGECDEKEEPVEKLDCHYSGHHPQPAAFCTFGSRQIGRGYYVFDKRWNHMRCALDFMFEKHLNSQMWKKIPPASTNAASVRAPHRTNSMPASQYGVSAAGFLLPTTVMSSPALVSPSCVSLNNKSVPSHGTTLNANPATLGAVDPVCSMQSRQVSSSPSTPTVLSSVPSPMPSKPQKIKSSKSFKPKESSAGSGTCNSTGSVSSSSGSGKKRKNSSALLAPSHSTESFRKNCVVNSGSSGTSYHPSVTASSHSVGLNCMTSKANSVSLKHEQSGRGPPTGSPAESIKRMSVMMNSSDSTLSLGPFVHQSSELTVNSHSSFSHSHTSLDKLIGKKRKCSPGSSSINSSSSSKSNKVAKLTSMNNVHAKHTGAIPGTQGLMNNSLFHQPKARP, from the exons ATGCCAATATTTGGTCTTTGCCCGTCTCATGATGATTTCTATTTGGTGATGTGTAACCACTGTAATCAGGTCGTAAAACCACAGGCATTTCAATCACATTATG AAAGAAGACACAGCTCCTCTAGCAAGCCGCCTTTGACTCCTCCctcttcttcagtattttccctCATTTCATCTCTCCCTTCAAAAAACAAAGGTAGCAGTGGAAGTGGGAGCAATCGTTCATCCAGTGGAGGTACTAGTGCATCATCATCAAATTCCAAGTTGTTGAAATCACCCAAAGACAAGCTGCAGATCAGCGGAAACAACAAGTTAATGCATCCGGTACAGCATAGCAAAGTTCCCCATGATAAAAT TATGACTCCATCTGTCAAAGTGGAAAAGATTCATCCAAAGATAGATGGTGCCCAACTGAAAGCTGCTGTTGGTCCAACTTGTTCTACTACTGTGAGTTCCTCAATAAAGACTGGCCTTAATTGTCCCTCAATACCAAAGCCACCCTTGCCTTCCCCTGGACAGATACTGAATGGTAAAGGTCTTCTCTCTGTGCCTCcatttttggaaaagaaacctgaagaaaatacaaataataggAAATTTTTACATAAAAGATTGTCAG AGAGAGAATTTGATCCTGATATATACTGTGGTGTCATTGATGTGGAAACCAGGAAACCTTGCACTAGGTCTTTGACATGCAAG ACACATTCCTTAACCCAGCGGAGGGCTGTACAGGGTCGAAGAAAACGATTTGATGTGTTATTAGCCgagcacaaaagcaaaaccagggaAAAGGAACTTCTTCGACATTCGGATCATCATCAGCAGATGCCCCCTCTCAGGGAACCACATCCATCACCTACGAAAACTTCCCAGGAGCTGCACCAAAATTCTCATGGAGTTACTCTTACAGAGTCAAAGCCTTTATTACCTAATAAACCCAAACCTCACCCCCCCAGTCTTCCAAG GCCTCCAGGCTGTCCAGCCCAGCACGGTGGAAATGTCCCCAGCGAGTCTCCTTCTGTCCACGAGTCCCCGCACCCTCCCTTGCCTGCAGCTGAGCCAGCACCTCGGTTATCCAGTGATGAGGGAGAATGTGATGAAAAAGAAGAGCCTGTTGAAAAACTGGATTGTCATTATTCAGGTCATCATCCTCAACCAGCTGCT ttttgcaCATTTGGTAGTCGGCAAATTGGAAGAGGTTATTACGTGTTCGACAAGCGATGGAACCATATGCGATGTGCACTTGACTTCATGTTCGAGAAGCATCTGAATTCACAGATGTGGAA GAAAATTCCTCCAGCGTCTACTAACGCAGCATCAGTTCGTGCACCACATCGGACAAACTCAATGCCTGCTTCACAGTATGGTGTCAGTGCAGCAGGTTTCCTCTTACCCACCACGGTTATGTCATCGCCAGCATTGGTGTCTCCTTCCTGCGTGTCTCTGAATAATAAATCGGTACCATCCCATGGAACGACACTAAATGCCAATCCTGCGACTTTGGGTGCGGTGGATCCTGTCTGCAGTATGCAATCGAGACAAGTGTCTTCATCCCCTTCAACACCTACAGTGCTTTCCTCTGTACCTTCACCTATGCCCAGCAAACCTCAGAAAATTAAATCCAGCAAATCTTTTAAACCTAAGGAATCTTCTGCTGGCAGTGGCACCTGTAACAGTACCGGCAGCGTCAGTAGCAGCAGCGGCTCAGGAAAGAAGCGTAAAAACAGTTCCGCACTGCTAGCACCTTCTCATTCCACAGAGTCCTTTAGAAAAAACTGTGTGGTTAACTCTGGAAGCTCTGGGACCTCCTATCACCCGTCGGTGACAGCCTCGTCCCACAGCGTTGGCCTCAACTGTATGACGAGCAAAGCGAACTCTGTGAGCCTCAAACACGAGCAATCAGGGAGGGGTCCTCCGACCGGGAGCCCTGCGGAGTCGATAAAGAGGATGAGTGTGATGATGAACAGCAGTGACTCCACGCTCTCCTTAGGGCCGTTTGTTCATCAGTCCAGTGAGCTGACTGTAAATTCACACAGCAGTTTTTCACATTCGCATACTTCCCTTGACAAATtaataggaaagaaaagaaagtgctCACCTGGTTCAAGCAGcataaacagcagcagcagcagcaaatcaaACAAAGTTGCCAAATTGACATCGATGAACAATGTTCACGCAAAACACACTGGTGCAATCCCAGGGACACAAGGACTGATGAACAATTCTCTTTTTCATCAG CCAAAGGCACGTCCCTGA
- the ATXN7 gene encoding ataxin-7 isoform X8, protein MPGTALEESFKEYGRNREAMRLCREERRHSSSSKPPLTPPSSSVFSLISSLPSKNKGSSGSGSNRSSSGGTSASSSNSKLLKSPKDKLQISGNNKLMHPVQHSKVPHDKIMTPSVKVEKIHPKIDGAQLKAAVGPTCSTTVSSSIKTGLNCPSIPKPPLPSPGQILNGKGLLSVPPFLEKKPEENTNNRKFLHKRLSEREFDPDIYCGVIDVETRKPCTRSLTCKTHSLTQRRAVQGRRKRFDVLLAEHKSKTREKELLRHSDHHQQMPPLREPHPSPTKTSQELHQNSHGVTLTESKPLLPNKPKPHPPSLPRPPGCPAQHGGNVPSESPSVHESPHPPLPAAEPAPRLSSDEGECDEKEEPVEKLDCHYSGHHPQPAAFCTFGSRQIGRGYYVFDKRWNHMRCALDFMFEKHLNSQMWKKIPPASTNAASVRAPHRTNSMPASQYGVSAAGFLLPTTVMSSPALVSPSCVSLNNKSVPSHGTTLNANPATLGAVDPVCSMQSRQVSSSPSTPTVLSSVPSPMPSKPQKIKSSKSFKPKESSAGSGTCNSTGSVSSSSGSGKKRKNSSALLAPSHSTESFRKNCVVNSGSSGTSYHPSVTASSHSVGLNCMTSKANSVSLKHEQSGRGPPTGSPAESIKRMSVMMNSSDSTLSLGPFVHQSSELTVNSHSSFSHSHTSLDKLIGKKRKCSPGSSSINSSSSSKSNKVAKLTSMNNVHAKHTGAIPGTQGLMNNSLFHQPKARP, encoded by the exons AAAGAAGACACAGCTCCTCTAGCAAGCCGCCTTTGACTCCTCCctcttcttcagtattttccctCATTTCATCTCTCCCTTCAAAAAACAAAGGTAGCAGTGGAAGTGGGAGCAATCGTTCATCCAGTGGAGGTACTAGTGCATCATCATCAAATTCCAAGTTGTTGAAATCACCCAAAGACAAGCTGCAGATCAGCGGAAACAACAAGTTAATGCATCCGGTACAGCATAGCAAAGTTCCCCATGATAAAAT TATGACTCCATCTGTCAAAGTGGAAAAGATTCATCCAAAGATAGATGGTGCCCAACTGAAAGCTGCTGTTGGTCCAACTTGTTCTACTACTGTGAGTTCCTCAATAAAGACTGGCCTTAATTGTCCCTCAATACCAAAGCCACCCTTGCCTTCCCCTGGACAGATACTGAATGGTAAAGGTCTTCTCTCTGTGCCTCcatttttggaaaagaaacctgaagaaaatacaaataataggAAATTTTTACATAAAAGATTGTCAG AGAGAGAATTTGATCCTGATATATACTGTGGTGTCATTGATGTGGAAACCAGGAAACCTTGCACTAGGTCTTTGACATGCAAG ACACATTCCTTAACCCAGCGGAGGGCTGTACAGGGTCGAAGAAAACGATTTGATGTGTTATTAGCCgagcacaaaagcaaaaccagggaAAAGGAACTTCTTCGACATTCGGATCATCATCAGCAGATGCCCCCTCTCAGGGAACCACATCCATCACCTACGAAAACTTCCCAGGAGCTGCACCAAAATTCTCATGGAGTTACTCTTACAGAGTCAAAGCCTTTATTACCTAATAAACCCAAACCTCACCCCCCCAGTCTTCCAAG GCCTCCAGGCTGTCCAGCCCAGCACGGTGGAAATGTCCCCAGCGAGTCTCCTTCTGTCCACGAGTCCCCGCACCCTCCCTTGCCTGCAGCTGAGCCAGCACCTCGGTTATCCAGTGATGAGGGAGAATGTGATGAAAAAGAAGAGCCTGTTGAAAAACTGGATTGTCATTATTCAGGTCATCATCCTCAACCAGCTGCT ttttgcaCATTTGGTAGTCGGCAAATTGGAAGAGGTTATTACGTGTTCGACAAGCGATGGAACCATATGCGATGTGCACTTGACTTCATGTTCGAGAAGCATCTGAATTCACAGATGTGGAA GAAAATTCCTCCAGCGTCTACTAACGCAGCATCAGTTCGTGCACCACATCGGACAAACTCAATGCCTGCTTCACAGTATGGTGTCAGTGCAGCAGGTTTCCTCTTACCCACCACGGTTATGTCATCGCCAGCATTGGTGTCTCCTTCCTGCGTGTCTCTGAATAATAAATCGGTACCATCCCATGGAACGACACTAAATGCCAATCCTGCGACTTTGGGTGCGGTGGATCCTGTCTGCAGTATGCAATCGAGACAAGTGTCTTCATCCCCTTCAACACCTACAGTGCTTTCCTCTGTACCTTCACCTATGCCCAGCAAACCTCAGAAAATTAAATCCAGCAAATCTTTTAAACCTAAGGAATCTTCTGCTGGCAGTGGCACCTGTAACAGTACCGGCAGCGTCAGTAGCAGCAGCGGCTCAGGAAAGAAGCGTAAAAACAGTTCCGCACTGCTAGCACCTTCTCATTCCACAGAGTCCTTTAGAAAAAACTGTGTGGTTAACTCTGGAAGCTCTGGGACCTCCTATCACCCGTCGGTGACAGCCTCGTCCCACAGCGTTGGCCTCAACTGTATGACGAGCAAAGCGAACTCTGTGAGCCTCAAACACGAGCAATCAGGGAGGGGTCCTCCGACCGGGAGCCCTGCGGAGTCGATAAAGAGGATGAGTGTGATGATGAACAGCAGTGACTCCACGCTCTCCTTAGGGCCGTTTGTTCATCAGTCCAGTGAGCTGACTGTAAATTCACACAGCAGTTTTTCACATTCGCATACTTCCCTTGACAAATtaataggaaagaaaagaaagtgctCACCTGGTTCAAGCAGcataaacagcagcagcagcagcaaatcaaACAAAGTTGCCAAATTGACATCGATGAACAATGTTCACGCAAAACACACTGGTGCAATCCCAGGGACACAAGGACTGATGAACAATTCTCTTTTTCATCAG CCAAAGGCACGTCCCTGA